A window from Thiomonas sp. FB-Cd encodes these proteins:
- a CDS encoding efflux RND transporter permease subunit, whose translation MNLSAPFIRRSVGTSLLALAVLLAGIIAFRLLPVAPLPQVDFPTITVQANMAGASPEVMAATVATPLERSLGTIAGIAQMTSSSTLGSTRVILQFDLSKDINSAARQVQAAINAALPLLPTGLTGNPTYRKVNPADAPIMIISLTSKNLTRGQMYDAASTILAQKISQLSGIGQVNVGGSALPAVRVELDLPRINGMGLGLEQIRQAIAAANVDTPKGAVDSANHRWQIGTNDQISLPAQYQRIVVGYKNGAPIRLDDVAQVAEGLQNNQNMGLANGEQAVLLIIFRQPGANIISAVEGVKAALPQLEASIPAGIDVRIMSDRTTTIRASLGEVENTLLLGVLLVVGVVWLFLRDWRATLIPALAVPLSLVGTFAAMWLLDYSLDNLSLMALIVATGFVVDDAIVVLENIMRHVEAGMRPLDAALKGAREVGFTVLSMSLSLIAVFLPVLFMGGIVGRLFHEFAVTLSVAIGISLLVSLTVTPMLASRWLRPHRGGGGTVGQQSGRLARSWDAVHRGYAHSLQRALAHPRIMLLVFFSTIGLSIYLYAVVPKGFFPIQDTGLLVGSVQADQSISFQDMSKKLEKIVGIVRRNAGVQNVLAFTGGGTTNSGFMFMQLKPIDQRQGVQAIIVELRKALANVPGAQTFMFPVQDIRAGGRPSAALYEYTLQASDLNTLREWEPKVLAAFKRIPGMNDVNTDQLASGLQLRLVLDRAAAARSGIPIATIDQTLNDAFGQRLVSTIYAPLNQYRVVMEAAQQYQQSASALQDIYVVGSNGNRVPLSALAHFELSNTPLAVNHQGLFVSSTISFNLDKGIALSQIQGKIDQAMAEISLPSDIHGGFQGTAQLFSDTLKNQPLFIMAAIFAIYIVLGILYESTLHPLTILSTLPPAGVGAVLALMLFHTEFSIIALIGVFLLIGIVKKNAILMVDFALQVEREQGAEPRDAIFQAATLRLRPILMTTLAALGTALPLAFITGNGAELRQPLGIAIAGGLLVSQALTLYTTPVIYLELDSLRRWTLRRFGRSGHPMPIDTPI comes from the coding sequence GTGAACCTCTCGGCCCCGTTCATTCGGCGCTCCGTCGGTACCAGCCTGCTGGCGCTTGCGGTGCTCCTGGCTGGCATCATCGCTTTTCGGCTGCTGCCGGTGGCGCCGCTGCCGCAGGTGGACTTCCCGACAATCACGGTTCAGGCCAATATGGCCGGGGCCAGCCCGGAGGTCATGGCGGCAACGGTGGCCACGCCGCTGGAGCGCTCACTCGGGACGATCGCCGGCATCGCACAGATGACGTCGAGCAGCACGCTGGGCTCCACGCGGGTCATCCTGCAGTTTGATCTGTCAAAGGACATCAACAGCGCAGCCAGGCAAGTGCAGGCAGCCATCAATGCAGCGTTGCCACTGCTGCCCACGGGACTGACGGGAAACCCGACGTACCGCAAGGTCAACCCGGCCGATGCGCCGATCATGATCATCTCGCTCACGTCCAAGAACCTGACGCGGGGCCAGATGTACGACGCCGCCTCGACGATCCTGGCGCAGAAGATCTCGCAACTTTCGGGCATCGGTCAGGTCAACGTTGGCGGTTCGGCGTTGCCAGCTGTGCGTGTGGAGTTGGATCTGCCTCGCATCAACGGCATGGGCTTGGGGCTGGAGCAGATCCGCCAAGCCATCGCGGCTGCCAATGTGGACACGCCCAAGGGCGCAGTCGATAGCGCCAACCACCGGTGGCAGATCGGCACCAACGATCAGATCAGCCTTCCTGCGCAGTACCAGCGCATCGTTGTTGGCTATAAGAACGGCGCACCCATTCGACTCGATGACGTGGCGCAGGTTGCCGAAGGTCTGCAAAACAACCAGAACATGGGTCTGGCCAATGGTGAGCAAGCCGTGTTGCTCATCATTTTCCGCCAGCCAGGAGCCAACATCATCAGCGCCGTGGAGGGCGTGAAGGCGGCCTTGCCGCAGCTCGAAGCATCCATTCCCGCCGGTATCGATGTGCGCATCATGTCCGACCGCACCACCACCATTCGGGCATCGCTCGGCGAAGTCGAGAATACCCTTCTGCTCGGCGTGCTCCTGGTTGTGGGCGTGGTCTGGTTGTTCCTGCGTGACTGGCGCGCCACGCTGATCCCAGCGCTTGCGGTCCCGTTGTCGCTCGTGGGCACGTTCGCTGCGATGTGGCTGCTTGATTACTCGCTCGACAACCTGTCCTTGATGGCGCTGATCGTTGCCACAGGCTTCGTGGTGGATGACGCTATCGTTGTGCTGGAGAACATCATGCGCCATGTCGAGGCCGGGATGCGCCCCCTCGACGCGGCCTTGAAGGGCGCGCGCGAGGTGGGCTTCACGGTGCTGTCGATGAGTCTTTCGCTCATTGCCGTATTCCTGCCGGTGCTGTTCATGGGTGGGATCGTGGGGCGCCTGTTCCACGAATTCGCCGTCACGCTGTCAGTCGCCATCGGGATCTCGCTTCTCGTTTCACTGACGGTGACGCCCATGCTGGCCTCGCGCTGGCTGCGCCCGCATCGTGGAGGCGGCGGCACGGTCGGCCAGCAATCAGGACGCCTGGCGCGCAGCTGGGATGCGGTTCATCGCGGATACGCGCACAGCTTGCAGCGGGCGCTTGCGCATCCGAGGATCATGCTCCTGGTGTTCTTTTCCACGATTGGCCTGAGCATCTATCTCTATGCCGTGGTGCCCAAAGGATTTTTTCCGATTCAGGACACGGGGCTTCTGGTGGGTTCGGTGCAGGCCGACCAATCGATTTCCTTCCAGGACATGAGCAAGAAACTCGAAAAGATCGTGGGCATCGTGCGCAGGAATGCGGGGGTTCAAAACGTCCTGGCTTTCACGGGCGGTGGGACGACCAACAGCGGTTTCATGTTCATGCAGCTCAAGCCGATCGATCAACGCCAGGGCGTGCAGGCGATCATCGTCGAACTGCGCAAGGCGCTGGCGAATGTGCCCGGCGCGCAGACGTTCATGTTCCCGGTGCAGGACATCCGCGCCGGTGGCAGGCCGTCGGCGGCTTTGTACGAATACACGCTGCAGGCGTCCGACTTGAATACCCTGCGCGAGTGGGAGCCCAAGGTGCTGGCTGCGTTCAAGCGCATCCCGGGCATGAATGACGTCAATACGGATCAGCTGGCCAGCGGCCTGCAGCTCAGACTGGTCCTCGACCGCGCCGCAGCCGCGCGGTCCGGAATTCCCATCGCCACCATCGACCAGACGTTAAACGACGCGTTCGGCCAACGCCTTGTGTCCACCATCTACGCCCCGCTGAACCAGTACCGTGTGGTCATGGAGGCGGCGCAGCAGTACCAGCAAAGCGCATCCGCGCTTCAAGACATCTACGTGGTGGGCAGCAACGGCAATCGTGTGCCGTTATCGGCCTTGGCGCATTTCGAACTCTCCAACACACCGCTTGCGGTCAACCACCAGGGCCTGTTTGTCTCGTCAACCATCTCCTTCAACCTGGACAAGGGCATTGCACTCAGCCAGATCCAGGGCAAGATCGACCAGGCGATGGCGGAAATCAGCCTTCCGTCGGACATTCACGGCGGCTTTCAAGGAACGGCCCAGTTGTTTTCCGACACGTTGAAGAATCAGCCGCTGTTCATCATGGCGGCGATCTTCGCCATCTACATCGTGCTGGGTATTCTGTACGAAAGCACGTTGCATCCGCTGACAATCCTGTCCACCCTGCCGCCTGCCGGTGTGGGTGCCGTGCTGGCGCTCATGCTGTTTCATACCGAGTTTTCCATCATCGCGCTGATTGGAGTATTCCTGCTCATCGGCATCGTGAAAAAGAATGCCATCCTGATGGTCGACTTTGCCTTGCAGGTGGAGCGCGAGCAGGGCGCGGAGCCCCGTGACGCCATTTTTCAGGCCGCCACGCTGCGCCTGCGCCCGATTCTGATGACCACGCTCGCCGCATTGGGCACCGCGTTGCCACTGGCATTCATCACGGGCAACGGCGCTGAGCTACGCCAGCCGCTAGGCATCGCCATTGCCGGCGGCTTGCTCGTGAGTCAAGCGCTGACGCTGTACACCACGCCGGTCATCTACCTCGAACTCGACAGTCTGCGCCGCTGGACCCTGCGCCGCTTTGGGCGAAGTGGCCATCCGATGCCGATCGACACGCCGATCTGA